A part of Silvimonas soli genomic DNA contains:
- a CDS encoding outer membrane protein assembly factor BamE — protein MHIKPFLLAIGTATVLAGCSIGNILTPYKLDIPQGNEVTKDQVAQLKEGMTRTQVRFVLGTPLLTDPFHANRWDYIYSDAKGGKLREKLTFHVEFEGDKLKSWEGETLPASKLIKLGTDGASAPMALDEPVAAAAALSSATPVARASAASAVDVAPLK, from the coding sequence ATGCATATCAAACCATTTCTCTTAGCAATCGGTACCGCCACAGTGCTGGCCGGTTGCAGTATCGGCAACATTCTCACTCCCTACAAACTGGATATTCCACAGGGTAATGAGGTCACCAAAGATCAAGTCGCACAGCTCAAAGAAGGGATGACGCGTACGCAAGTGCGTTTCGTACTGGGCACGCCACTGCTGACCGATCCTTTCCACGCCAATCGCTGGGACTATATCTACAGCGATGCCAAGGGCGGCAAGCTGCGTGAGAAGCTTACCTTCCACGTGGAGTTCGAGGGTGACAAACTCAAGAGCTGGGAAGGCGAAACCCTGCCCGCTTCCAAGTTGATCAAGCTGGGCACCGATGGCGCCAGCGCGCCAATGGCACTGGACGAACCCGTTGCTGCTGCCGCTGCGTTGTCATCCGCAACGCCAGTAGCGCGCGCTTCGGCAGCTTCTGCAGTGGATGTCGCACCGCTCAAGTAA
- a CDS encoding cytochrome b — MAIRQSRYSPGLVTLHWLIFLLFVVALAAIEIRSFVPKGDPLRSTLALVHMTAGQLVLLLAVVRVYLRFTQPVPAALPGPTWQKLASGVLHLVLYAVMFALPLAGIIFVQAGGREISFFGLTLPHLIAANPDLRSPVKEVHEFIGNAVYYLVGVHILAALWHQFAVKDGVLSRMRLR; from the coding sequence ATGGCTATCCGTCAAAGCCGTTACTCCCCGGGCCTGGTGACACTACACTGGCTGATCTTTTTACTCTTCGTCGTAGCACTCGCGGCGATTGAGATCCGCAGCTTTGTTCCCAAAGGCGACCCGTTACGCAGCACATTGGCACTGGTGCATATGACCGCCGGGCAACTGGTGCTGTTGTTGGCAGTAGTACGCGTGTACCTGCGCTTTACCCAACCCGTGCCCGCCGCTCTGCCCGGCCCAACCTGGCAAAAGCTCGCCTCAGGTGTGTTGCATCTGGTGTTGTATGCGGTGATGTTTGCTTTACCGCTGGCCGGGATCATCTTTGTACAGGCAGGTGGGCGCGAGATTTCCTTTTTTGGCCTCACCCTGCCGCATCTGATTGCCGCCAACCCGGACCTGCGTAGCCCGGTTAAAGAAGTGCATGAATTTATCGGCAACGCGGTTTATTACCTCGTTGGAGTGCATATTCTGGCTGCTTTGTGGCATCAGTTTGCGGTCAAAGACGGTGTGTTGAGCCGCATGCGCTTGCGTTAA
- the trpS gene encoding tryptophan--tRNA ligase, translating into MSAPAVTSNDIILTGDRTTGPLHLGHFVGSLQNRVRLQDVCKQYLLLADAQALTDNMGNIAKVRDNVIQVALDYLAVGIDPAKSTIFIQSLVPELTELFSYYLNLVTVARLERNPTIKDEIKLRGFERDIPAGFMTYPVAQAADITAFKATVVPVGADQIPMIEQTNEVVRKFNASVDAEILVECRALVPENGSRLPGIDGKAKMSKSLGNSLTLGASADEISKAVKMMYTDPNHLRVADPGQVEGNVVFTYLDVFDTDIEKVAEFKAHYQRGGLGDSVIKRYLEERLQALLEPIRTRREALAADPAAVMEILRQGTDKAREQTAATLDAVKRAMGIVYF; encoded by the coding sequence ATGTCTGCCCCAGCTGTAACTTCCAACGACATCATCCTGACCGGCGATCGCACCACCGGTCCTTTGCATTTGGGTCACTTTGTCGGCTCGCTGCAAAACCGTGTGCGCCTGCAGGATGTCTGTAAACAATATTTGTTGCTGGCTGATGCCCAGGCGCTGACCGATAACATGGGCAATATCGCCAAGGTGCGCGACAACGTCATTCAAGTGGCGCTGGATTACCTGGCAGTGGGTATTGATCCGGCCAAAAGCACCATCTTTATCCAGAGCCTGGTGCCGGAACTGACCGAACTATTCTCGTATTATTTGAATCTGGTCACCGTGGCGCGGCTGGAACGCAACCCGACCATCAAAGACGAAATCAAACTGCGCGGTTTTGAGCGTGATATCCCGGCTGGGTTCATGACTTATCCGGTGGCGCAGGCTGCTGATATCACTGCGTTCAAGGCCACAGTGGTGCCGGTCGGTGCGGATCAGATTCCGATGATCGAGCAAACCAATGAAGTGGTGCGCAAGTTCAACGCCAGCGTGGACGCTGAAATTCTGGTGGAATGCCGCGCGCTGGTGCCGGAAAACGGCTCGCGCCTGCCGGGTATTGATGGCAAGGCCAAGATGTCCAAATCGTTAGGCAACTCGCTCACGCTGGGCGCCAGTGCCGACGAAATCAGCAAAGCCGTGAAGATGATGTACACCGACCCCAACCACCTGCGCGTCGCTGATCCGGGCCAGGTGGAAGGCAATGTGGTGTTCACCTATCTGGATGTGTTTGATACCGATATTGAAAAGGTTGCCGAATTCAAAGCGCACTATCAGCGCGGTGGCTTGGGCGATAGCGTGATCAAACGTTACCTGGAAGAACGCTTGCAAGCCCTCCTGGAGCCGATCCGTACTCGTCGCGAAGCGCTGGCAGCGGACCCGGCTGCGGTGATGGAAATTCTGCGGCAGGGGACTGACAAAGCCCGTGAGCAAACCGCAGCGACGCTGGATGCGGTGAAGCGGGCGATGGGGATTGTTTATTTTTGA
- the aat gene encoding leucyl/phenylalanyl-tRNA--protein transferase, producing the protein MIGWLDDTERFPPLQHALREPNGLLAAGGDLSAPRLLAAYRQGIFPWYMPGEPILWWSPDPRMVLIPAALHVPVSLGKTLRNKPYRISFDQAFDQVMQGCAAPRQGEDLTWISDEIRGGYGQLHDLGYAHSAECWMDGELVGGLYGVAIGNMFYGESMFASRPDASKLAFVHLVQYLQSQGFGMIDCQMHTEHLARFGASEIERSLFIENLTRLTAAHREPGRWQYDFHNPGS; encoded by the coding sequence GTGATCGGCTGGCTGGATGACACTGAGCGCTTTCCGCCATTGCAGCACGCGCTGCGTGAGCCCAATGGTTTGCTGGCAGCGGGCGGCGATCTATCTGCGCCGCGCTTGCTAGCTGCCTACCGGCAAGGCATTTTCCCTTGGTATATGCCGGGCGAACCCATCTTGTGGTGGAGCCCGGATCCGCGCATGGTACTCATCCCTGCCGCGCTGCATGTCCCTGTTTCTTTAGGTAAAACACTGCGCAACAAGCCTTATCGCATCTCCTTTGATCAAGCGTTTGATCAAGTCATGCAAGGCTGCGCCGCACCGCGCCAAGGCGAAGATCTGACCTGGATCAGCGATGAAATCCGCGGCGGTTATGGCCAGTTGCACGATTTGGGTTATGCCCACAGCGCCGAATGCTGGATGGATGGCGAGTTGGTCGGCGGCCTGTACGGCGTTGCCATCGGCAATATGTTTTATGGCGAATCCATGTTTGCCAGCCGACCCGATGCGTCCAAGCTCGCCTTTGTGCATCTGGTTCAGTATTTGCAGTCGCAAGGATTTGGCATGATCGATTGCCAGATGCATACTGAACACTTGGCGCGCTTCGGTGCGAGCGAGATCGAGCGCAGTCTGTTTATAGAAAATCTGACCCGGCTGACTGCCGCACACCGAGAACCGGGCCGCTGGCAATACGATTTCCATAATCCGGGAAGCTGA
- a CDS encoding arginyltransferase — MNPRGHTLQLQFYATTSYPCSYLPERMARSQVAVPSELIDARTYSQLVLHGFRRSGQFVYRPHCDHCQACVPVRIPTADFTPDRAQRRAQKLHGNLKTRLLGLEYSEAHFQLYQRYQLVRHAGGGMDQDNREQYENFILKSNVASFLAEFRDDTGVRMVSLIDQLDDGLSSVYTFYDPDAVGASFGVFNILWQVGLARQLGLPYLYLGYWIEDCRKMAYKTRYQPMEGLVNGEWQRLAELPATTKTR, encoded by the coding sequence ATGAATCCGCGTGGCCACACGCTGCAGCTGCAGTTTTACGCGACTACTTCTTATCCGTGCAGCTACCTGCCCGAGCGCATGGCACGCTCGCAAGTAGCGGTGCCCTCTGAACTGATTGATGCCAGGACCTACAGCCAACTGGTGCTGCATGGTTTTCGGCGCAGTGGCCAGTTTGTTTACCGTCCGCATTGTGATCATTGCCAAGCGTGCGTGCCAGTGCGTATCCCCACTGCCGACTTCACGCCAGATCGCGCCCAGCGCCGGGCGCAGAAACTGCATGGCAATCTCAAAACCCGTTTGTTGGGACTGGAATATTCCGAGGCGCATTTCCAGTTGTATCAGCGCTATCAACTGGTGCGCCATGCGGGCGGTGGCATGGACCAGGATAACCGCGAGCAATACGAGAATTTCATCCTCAAAAGTAACGTCGCCAGCTTTCTGGCTGAGTTTCGTGATGACACGGGCGTGCGTATGGTCAGCCTGATCGACCAACTGGATGACGGTTTATCGTCGGTCTACACGTTTTACGATCCGGATGCTGTGGGCGCCAGCTTTGGCGTGTTCAATATCCTGTGGCAAGTGGGACTGGCCCGCCAGCTTGGCTTGCCGTATCTGTACCTGGGATACTGGATCGAAGATTGCCGCAAGATGGCCTACAAGACGCGTTATCAACCAATGGAAGGGCTGGTGAATGGCGAGTGGCAGCGGCTGGCTGAGTTGCCGGCGACCACCAAAACGCGGTGA
- the dapB gene encoding 4-hydroxy-tetrahydrodipicolinate reductase — translation MSLKIAIAGSSGRMGRMLLEAVSAAPDCQLTVALDRAGSPALGQDATAFLGKTSGVLITDDLQALAHADVLIDFTRPQATLEHLKVCREHGVSVVIGTTGFEPADKDEISAAAKDISIVYAQNMSVGVNLVFKLLEVAAKSLATGYDIEIVEMHHRMKVDAPSGTALRMGEVVAGALGRDLKEVAVYDREGITGERDPSSIGFATLRGGDVVGDHTVVFAGMGERVEITHKASSRIIYSQGSLRAARFLADKPTGLFDMQDVLGLR, via the coding sequence ATGTCTTTGAAGATCGCCATTGCCGGCAGCAGCGGACGTATGGGTCGCATGCTGCTTGAAGCCGTTAGCGCGGCACCGGATTGCCAACTGACCGTGGCGCTTGATCGCGCAGGCAGCCCGGCCTTGGGCCAGGATGCGACCGCCTTCCTGGGCAAAACGTCCGGCGTCCTGATCACTGATGATCTGCAAGCGTTGGCGCACGCCGACGTGCTGATCGACTTCACACGCCCGCAAGCCACGCTGGAACACCTCAAGGTCTGCCGCGAACACGGTGTGAGTGTGGTGATCGGCACAACGGGCTTTGAGCCAGCCGATAAAGATGAAATCAGCGCCGCCGCCAAAGATATTTCAATTGTCTACGCCCAGAACATGAGCGTGGGCGTGAACCTGGTCTTCAAGTTGCTGGAAGTCGCGGCAAAGTCTCTGGCTACCGGTTACGACATCGAGATCGTCGAAATGCATCACCGTATGAAAGTGGATGCGCCTTCCGGCACCGCCCTGCGCATGGGCGAAGTGGTTGCCGGCGCCTTGGGCCGGGATCTCAAAGAAGTCGCCGTGTACGACCGCGAAGGCATTACCGGTGAACGCGATCCATCCTCTATCGGATTTGCCACATTGCGTGGCGGCGACGTGGTGGGTGATCACACGGTGGTGTTTGCAGGCATGGGCGAGCGGGTTGAGATTACCCACAAGGCATCCAGCCGCATCATTTACTCTCAAGGCTCATTACGCGCCGCGCGGTTTCTGGCGGACAAGCCCACCGGCTTGTTCGATATGCAAGATGTGCTAGGTTTACGCTAA
- the fur gene encoding ferric iron uptake transcriptional regulator — translation MSSAADLKGMGLKATGPRLRILNLFETSPQRHLTAEDVYRLLLNENIDIGLATVYRVLTQFEQAGILVRHHFETGKAVFEMNQGGHHDHLVCLKCGKVEEFCDPEIEKRQDAIALKHNFEIQDHEMYLYGLCADCRIK, via the coding sequence ATGAGTTCTGCCGCTGATTTGAAAGGTATGGGGCTGAAAGCCACCGGTCCCCGCCTGCGTATTCTCAATCTTTTCGAAACCAGCCCGCAACGCCATCTGACCGCAGAAGATGTCTATCGCCTGCTGCTGAATGAAAACATTGATATCGGCCTGGCCACGGTTTACCGGGTGCTGACCCAGTTTGAACAGGCCGGGATTCTGGTTCGCCATCACTTTGAAACCGGCAAAGCCGTGTTTGAAATGAATCAAGGCGGTCACCATGATCATCTGGTTTGCCTGAAGTGCGGCAAGGTAGAAGAGTTTTGCGATCCGGAAATCGAGAAACGCCAGGACGCCATTGCGCTTAAGCACAATTTTGAAATCCAGGATCACGAAATGTATCTGTACGGTTTGTGTGCCGATTGCCGCATCAAGTAA
- a CDS encoding NAD(P)/FAD-dependent oxidoreductase, whose amino-acid sequence MPACDVVVVGAGAAGMMCAATAAQRGRKVLLIDHATKLAEKIRISGGGRCNFTNLDARPECYLSENPHYVKSALARYTQHDFIKLMNRYQLRYHEKTLGQLFCDDGSQAIIDMLKAEVDAGGTIWRMGTAVLAVHQVDGGFEVETASETWRCASLVVASGGLSIPQIGATAWGYEVAKQFDLGIVPTFAALVPLTFQPQDLWTELAGVAIDDVEVSCGKGRFREAILLTHKGVSGPAILQISSYWRAGQPITINLLPDVDVAEWLAEASRDAHLVTVLSERLPRSFVQAFVARWGQNLPLKQYSPKQLASLAPALQNWQIIPSGSVGYKKAEVTRGGVDTRQLDSKTMMAKAVPGLYFIGEVVDVTGWLGGYNFQWAWSSGFAAGSAA is encoded by the coding sequence ATGCCAGCATGTGACGTAGTCGTAGTAGGCGCAGGTGCCGCCGGCATGATGTGTGCGGCCACTGCCGCCCAGCGTGGTCGCAAGGTGCTGTTGATTGATCACGCCACCAAGCTGGCCGAGAAAATCCGGATCTCGGGCGGCGGGCGCTGCAATTTCACTAATCTGGATGCGCGCCCCGAATGTTATCTCTCGGAAAACCCGCATTACGTGAAATCAGCGTTGGCGCGGTATACGCAGCACGACTTCATCAAGCTGATGAATCGCTACCAGTTGCGTTATCACGAGAAAACGCTGGGTCAGTTGTTTTGCGATGATGGCTCGCAAGCCATTATCGATATGCTCAAGGCCGAGGTCGACGCCGGTGGCACGATCTGGCGAATGGGCACCGCGGTGCTGGCGGTGCATCAAGTGGACGGTGGTTTTGAGGTGGAAACGGCCAGTGAAACCTGGCGATGCGCTTCGCTGGTGGTCGCCAGCGGTGGCTTGTCGATTCCGCAGATTGGCGCGACCGCTTGGGGTTATGAAGTCGCCAAACAGTTTGATTTAGGCATCGTGCCGACCTTTGCCGCGCTGGTACCGCTGACTTTCCAGCCGCAAGATTTGTGGACTGAACTGGCGGGCGTGGCGATTGATGATGTTGAAGTCAGCTGCGGCAAAGGGCGCTTTCGCGAGGCGATCTTGCTCACGCATAAAGGCGTTTCCGGCCCGGCGATTTTGCAGATATCTTCATACTGGCGGGCGGGCCAGCCGATTACCATCAACTTGCTACCCGATGTGGACGTTGCGGAATGGTTGGCTGAAGCTAGCCGTGATGCACATCTAGTGACCGTCTTGTCAGAACGCTTGCCGCGCAGTTTTGTGCAGGCGTTTGTTGCTCGCTGGGGGCAGAACTTGCCGCTCAAGCAATACAGTCCCAAGCAATTGGCGAGCCTGGCGCCGGCTTTACAAAACTGGCAGATCATCCCTTCTGGTTCAGTGGGCTACAAAAAAGCCGAGGTGACGCGCGGCGGGGTGGATACACGGCAGCTGGATTCAAAAACCATGATGGCCAAAGCGGTGCCTGGTTTGTACTTCATTGGCGAAGTGGTAGATGTGACCGGCTGGCTGGGCGGTTACAACTTTCAGTGGGCGTGGTCGTCCGGCTTTGCTGCAGGCAGCGCGGCTTGA
- a CDS encoding DUF924 family protein: protein MNDAPLIHRASPEGKVKSGRRPHAVTPATVLAFWFGCPDDPDFGQPRKVWFQADDMFDHAIRRHFQSALLEAGKGKLDSWAHDASGALALIILLDQFPRNLYRGTAQAFAFDERARHWAQLVIERGWDQQLAPIQRVFCYLPLEHSEHLPDQQRCVALMQHWKDDPVMQGYYDYAVRHHAVIEEFGRFPHRNAVMKRESTPAELAHLAKPGSGF, encoded by the coding sequence ATGAATGACGCCCCGCTGATTCACCGCGCCAGCCCGGAAGGCAAAGTAAAATCCGGCCGCCGCCCGCATGCGGTGACGCCCGCTACCGTACTGGCCTTCTGGTTTGGCTGTCCGGATGACCCCGATTTCGGCCAGCCGCGCAAAGTGTGGTTTCAGGCCGACGACATGTTCGACCATGCCATCCGCCGGCATTTTCAGTCCGCGTTACTTGAGGCTGGCAAAGGCAAGCTGGATAGCTGGGCACACGATGCCAGTGGCGCGTTGGCACTGATCATTTTACTGGATCAATTTCCGCGCAATTTATATCGCGGTACCGCCCAGGCATTTGCCTTTGATGAGCGTGCCCGCCACTGGGCACAGCTGGTTATTGAACGCGGCTGGGATCAACAACTTGCCCCGATCCAGCGCGTGTTCTGTTATTTGCCGCTGGAACACTCCGAACATTTGCCGGACCAGCAACGCTGCGTGGCGCTGATGCAGCACTGGAAAGATGACCCAGTCATGCAAGGCTATTACGACTATGCCGTGCGCCATCATGCGGTGATTGAGGAGTTTGGGCGCTTTCCACATCGAAACGCGGTAATGAAGCGCGAGAGTACGCCTGCGGAATTGGCGCACCTGGCCAAACCGGGTAGCGGGTTTTAA
- a CDS encoding M3 family metallopeptidase produces the protein MPQTNPLLDFSGLPRYAEIRPEHITPALDVLLQAAAQAVKAAEVLTNPTWDSFVVPLDQTLENLGRAWGTVGHLESVVNTPELREAYNGNIPRISNFFTELAQNEALYAHYKTIAASPEYTAFTEARRVVIDHALRDFRLSGAELPPAQKERFKEIAEKLSELTTRFSQNVLDATDEFALFIDDAKELDGLPADNLAAARAAAQADDKPGYKLTLKMPSYFPVMQYATNRALREKLYRAYATRAAEFGKDDWNNSPLIEQIHTLRQEAAVLLGFANFGQESLATKMADSPAEVLDFLRDLGHRAKPFMQADRVELLRFAQDELGLDKLESWDQTFVAEKLREARYAFSEQEVKQYFTEPTVIAGLFHLVETLYGLQFVAAEAPVWHPDVRYFELRNKDGSLVGGLYMDMYAREGKQGGAWMNEVRSRHLLPDGSVQTPVALIVCNFAQGVDGKPALLPHDDVITLFHETGHALHHLLTEVDERDVSGINGVEWDAVELPSQFMENFCWEWQLLPQLTKHVETGESLPEPLFEKMLAAKNFLSGTGMIRQIVFSIFDMELHMDTVGPQALQRYFKLLTEFDAPAVPEYHRFPNSFSHIFAGGYAAGYYSYKWAEVLSADAYAAFEESGVLNPQTGARFRQEVLARGGSRPALESFIAFRGRAPQTDALLRHNGLAS, from the coding sequence ATGCCCCAAACCAATCCACTGCTCGATTTTTCCGGCCTGCCGCGTTATGCCGAAATCCGCCCGGAACATATCACCCCCGCGCTGGATGTCTTGCTGCAAGCAGCGGCCCAAGCCGTAAAAGCAGCAGAAGTGCTGACTAACCCGACATGGGACAGTTTTGTGGTGCCGCTGGATCAAACGCTGGAAAATCTGGGCCGCGCCTGGGGCACCGTCGGGCACCTGGAAAGCGTGGTCAATACGCCGGAACTGCGTGAAGCCTACAACGGCAATATCCCGCGCATCTCCAATTTCTTTACCGAACTGGCACAGAACGAGGCGCTGTACGCGCACTACAAAACCATTGCTGCCAGCCCGGAATATACCGCTTTTACCGAAGCGCGCCGCGTGGTGATTGACCATGCGCTACGCGACTTCCGCTTGTCTGGCGCCGAATTGCCGCCCGCCCAGAAAGAACGTTTTAAAGAGATCGCCGAAAAGCTTTCGGAACTGACCACGCGCTTTTCGCAAAACGTGCTGGATGCCACTGACGAATTTGCGCTGTTTATTGATGACGCCAAAGAGCTTGATGGCCTGCCTGCAGATAACCTCGCCGCCGCTCGTGCTGCGGCCCAAGCCGACGACAAACCCGGTTACAAGCTCACGCTGAAAATGCCGAGTTATTTTCCGGTCATGCAATACGCCACCAACCGTGCGCTGCGGGAAAAGCTGTATCGGGCGTACGCCACGCGCGCGGCTGAGTTTGGCAAGGATGACTGGAACAACTCGCCGCTGATCGAGCAAATCCATACCCTGCGTCAGGAAGCCGCAGTACTGCTGGGTTTTGCCAATTTCGGTCAAGAGTCGCTGGCCACCAAAATGGCCGATTCCCCGGCTGAAGTGCTCGATTTCCTGCGTGATCTGGGCCATCGCGCCAAGCCATTCATGCAGGCGGATCGCGTTGAACTACTGCGCTTTGCCCAGGATGAACTTGGCCTGGATAAGCTGGAATCGTGGGATCAAACCTTTGTCGCAGAAAAACTGCGCGAAGCGCGTTATGCGTTCTCCGAACAAGAAGTAAAACAGTATTTCACCGAGCCAACCGTCATCGCCGGTTTGTTCCATCTAGTCGAAACGCTATACGGCCTGCAATTTGTGGCGGCCGAAGCGCCCGTCTGGCATCCGGATGTGCGCTATTTCGAATTGCGCAACAAGGATGGCAGCCTGGTTGGCGGCCTGTATATGGATATGTACGCGCGCGAAGGCAAGCAAGGCGGCGCGTGGATGAACGAAGTGCGCAGCCGTCATCTATTGCCGGATGGCAGCGTGCAAACGCCAGTCGCGCTGATTGTGTGCAACTTTGCCCAAGGCGTGGATGGCAAACCCGCGCTGCTGCCGCACGATGACGTCATCACACTGTTCCACGAAACCGGCCACGCTTTACACCACTTACTGACTGAGGTGGACGAGCGTGATGTGTCCGGCATTAACGGCGTGGAATGGGATGCGGTTGAACTGCCAAGCCAGTTTATGGAAAACTTCTGCTGGGAATGGCAACTGCTGCCGCAACTGACCAAACATGTGGAAACCGGGGAATCGTTGCCCGAGCCGCTGTTTGAGAAAATGCTGGCGGCGAAGAACTTCCTCTCTGGCACCGGCATGATCCGCCAGATTGTGTTCTCCATTTTCGATATGGAACTGCATATGGATACGGTCGGCCCGCAAGCTTTGCAGCGCTACTTCAAGCTGCTGACCGAATTCGACGCCCCGGCCGTGCCGGAATATCACCGCTTCCCCAATAGCTTCAGCCATATCTTTGCTGGCGGTTATGCTGCCGGTTATTACAGCTACAAATGGGCGGAAGTGCTGTCGGCGGATGCTTATGCCGCGTTTGAAGAATCCGGCGTGTTGAACCCGCAAACCGGCGCGCGTTTCCGACAGGAAGTGCTGGCGCGTGGCGGCAGTCGGCCAGCGCTGGAGTCATTCATCGCCTTCCGTGGTCGTGCACCGCAAACCGACGCACTGCTGCGCCATAACGGGCTGGCTAGCTAA